One bacterium genomic window carries:
- a CDS encoding ATP-binding protein yields MSKTELLEIIRNGENSRVEFKRDDVQPADMAKEIVAFLNFHGGNIFLGIDDDGTICGTTRQNLEEWVMSICRDK; encoded by the coding sequence ATGAGTAAAACAGAATTATTGGAGATTATCCGAAACGGTGAAAACTCAAGGGTTGAGTTTAAAAGGGACGATGTCCAGCCTGCTGATATGGCTAAAGAAATTGTCGCTTTTTTGAACTTCCATGGAGGAAATATCTTTCTGGGGATAGATGACGATGGGACAATTTGTGGAACCACTCGACAAAATCTGGAAGAATGGGTGATGAGTATCTGCAGAGATAAG